GTGAGCGCCCCCTGGGCGACCGATAGCGCGAGCGTGGCGGCCAGCATGAGGCGCGATATCGGAAGCGTAAACTCCGTGCGCCCCCGTCTGATAAACCAGGTGTGGGCGAAAAACGCAAAAATCCCCCCGCATGCGACGAGCAGGGATATTACGAGCCCCGCGGTTTCACGATCTTTCAGCGACACCAGCCCGTAGAGCATGGCGAAGAGGATCGGGAAATGGATGACGAGAA
The window above is part of the Spirochaetota bacterium genome. Proteins encoded here:
- a CDS encoding DUF6713 family protein; protein product: MDMHNALLWLYLANSVVLINHEIESAYWREWELFRLPGGITGFLVIHFPILFAMLYGLVSLKDRETAGLVISLLVACGGIFAFFAHTWFIRRGRTEFTLPISRLMLAATLALSVAQGALT